Below is a genomic region from Mucilaginibacter auburnensis.
GGCATTACCAAAAAACTGGTTGGCTTTGAAATGCTGGAAAGAGGCATCCCAAGGCATGATTATGAGATAACAGATGCCGATGGCAACACAATAGGAAGAGTTACATCCGGCACACAATCGACATCATTACAAAAAGCTATTGGTATGGGTTATGTACCTGTTGCCTTGGCTAAAGAAGGTACAGAGATCTTCATCAAAATAAGAGATAATAAAATTAAAGCTGTGGTGAAAAAAACACCATTTGCTTAAGCGGAATTGTTGTAATCATCAATCAATACCCAAAATGCCTGGGTAGTGATTGATGAACAACATTTTACAGCACTTAATTACCGTAAGATGGATCAAACTCAATAATCCATTCAATACCATATTTATCTCTGAACATTCCGGCGTAGGTTCCCCAAGGGCTGTCGCCAATTGGCCCTTCCACATCTCCACCTACAGACAGACCATTGAACACCCGTTCTGCTTCTTCGCGGCTTTCAGCATTTAAAACAATTTTTGACCGGTTCTCATGCTCATTCACAGGACCCATGAATCCGGGTACGTCATTTGCAATTAATACATTATGCTTGCCTATGGATAAAGCAATGGTCATTATTTTATTGGCTTCACTTTCATCAACCGGAAATTCATCGCTTGTCAGGTCGCCAAAGCGAACAAGCTTTGTGAATTCGCCGCCAAATACCGATTTGTAAAAAGTGAAGGCTTCTTCAGCATTACCGTTGAAGTTGATCCATGGGTTAATTGTTCTCATGTTTTTTATTTAAGTGTGATTGTTTTTTTTTATTGTTTTTCTGATAATGTAGAAAGTAGGTTCTCCAAATTGGCTAAAGTCATTGTAAAGCCGATCTTGAATCCTTCCAGCAATCTTTCCAACCGCTCAAATGATTCATTGAAAATGATAATGTTTACCGTTGTTCTGCCGTTCTCTTCACTGAAGTTGTAATCCCATTCAGAACCGGGCAGTTCACGGTTCTCGTGCTCGTCGGAAAAAGCATTATACATTTTAAAGTTGGTTTTGGGGGTTATAGAGGTAAATTCCTGCACCGCCCAACGTTCCTGTCCATCGGGACTAATCATTGCGTAAAATCTGCGCCCGCCAACTTTAAAATCCATGTATTTAGTTTTGGCCTGCATAGGGGCAGGAGCACCCCATTGGTCAAGTAGATCGGCCTGTGTAAAGGCATCCCAAACCAGATCAAGACCTGCATTAAACTCACGGGTTATGTAAACCGTTTTGGCTGCCTTGTCAACATTGAAATCAAATAGCAAATGGTTGTTCATTTTTTCTGTTCTTTAATAGTTGATAATAATGCATCGAGCTGGCTAAACTGCGTTTCCCAGTTTTGCCTGAATTGAGCCAGCCAGTTATCAAATTCCTGCATCCTTTTAGCATTAAAATGATAATAAATCTCCCGGCCACTATGTTGCGGTTTGATCAGGTCGCATTCCTGTAAAACTTTTATATGCTTTGATACAGCCTGGCGTGTCATATCAAATTTTTCGGCCATGGCGTTTGGCGTTAACGCCTGTATGGCCACTAAAGTTAAAATTGCCCTGCGTGTAGGATCGGCTATGGCTTGAAATATATCCTGCTTCATTACTATATAATTTGTGCAACTCTTTGGTTGCAAATATAAATGCAACTTTTGAGTTGCGCAAATTTATTTTCAGGTTATCTAAATGATTTTACGTGAAGGGTAATAAATTATGTAAGTTAGATGCTAAATCAATCATGACGCCTAAATTTTGCCGGGTATTAACCTATCTGTTTATCTTTTTTCCATTGGTTTTAAAAGCGCAAACCAGTCAAACTGTTACTGCCGGCAACCAAACTGCAGTTGTGAATTATCCGGTTTGCACATGTACTTATCAATGGACAAATAACACGCCTGTGATTGGTTTAGGTGTAAAAGGTACAGGCGATATCCCTGCATTTACTACAGTAAACAATACCAAGGTGCCAATAACTGCAACAATTGTAGCTACACCTTTAGGGTATCAAAGTCAGCCGCCTTTACTTTACATACCTATTACCAGCCGTAACATTGTTTCTTCAATCAATGCAACAACAAGTGCATTAATTACGAATATAGCAGTAGGTGATAGTCCAAAGGGAATTGCCACAAGCCATGATAACGACAGGGTTTATGTTGGCAACGCTGGATCTAATGACATAAGCGTTATTTATATGCGAACTAACAGGGTACTCGCTACAATACCACTTAATTCAAGTCCGGAAGCAATAGCGGTCAGTCCTGATGATTTGAAAGTTTATGTAAGTGAATCGTCATCTAACACCATAGCAGAAATAGATGCTTTGACCAACACGGTAACCGGCAGAATAACTGTAGGGAGTAATCCAATTAGAATTTCATTGAGTTCTGATGGGGGTAAATTGTATGTTGGCAATGCGGACGGCACCATATCCGTAATAAACACAGTAACAAAAACTGTTATATCCACAATCACTACAGCTCCGGGTCAGCTATACATTTTATTGAGTAAGGATGATAAAACTTTGTACGTTATTCATCATAATCAAAATGAAATAGAAGTGGTTAACACAATAACAGGTACTATAACAACCCGAATCACTATTGGTTCAAACGCACAGGGAGGTATGATACTAAGCCCGGATGGAAGTCGTCTCTATGTATCTAATTGGGCCGACAATAATCTATCTGTAATAAACACAGCTACAAATGTAATTATAAGCACTATACCAGTTGGGCCGGGGCCAATTGGTATTATGATAAGTGATAATGGTGATTGGCTTTATGTTTCTAATACTGGAAATAACACCATGTCTGTTGTTAATACGCCATCCTTAACCGCAACATCTAAATTTAATTTGGCAGGACAATCAAATTTAACAGGCAATTCATATATACCCAAGGCCGATTGCGGCCCTGTAATTACTTTCAATATTACAGTCAATCCGGCAGGAGCCGTGATCAATACCACCGGCAATTTACAACCACTTACCACGGTTTACGGTACGCCATCCTTACCAACAAGTTTCACGTTTTCGGCGAAAAATTTAACAGATGCTGTTGTTATTACTCCGCCGCCAGGTTTTGAGCTCAGTAAGGATAATATTGCCTTTAGTAATACGCTAACGTTTGGGTCTGCTAATACATTTAATATTTCGTCCACAACTATTTATATCCGCTTAGCAAAAACAACTGTTGTTAAAGCCGGGGGGTATTCGGGAGATATATTATTGCAAAGTTCGGGCGCGCCGGACGTTATTATGCCAATGCCTGCCAGTACGGTGACGCCCGCGCCGTTAGTAGCGACTGCCGACAATAAAAACAAAATTTATGGCGATGCTAACCCGGTGCTAACCATAAGTTATCAGGGTTTTGTTAATGGTGAAGATGTAACTCAATTAGCAATGCAACCAATAGCAGCAACCACGGCTGTACTAACATCACGAAGAGGCCAGTACCCCATAACGTTAAGCGGCGGTACAGCAGCGAATTATACTTTTAAGTATGTAAGTGGCCTTCTTACTGTTACCTCGGTACCATTTGGCCCGGTAACCATACCTAATACTTTTACACCCAACGGCGATGGCATAAACGACATTTGGGATATTACTAACCTGGATAGTTACAATAACATCACCGTAACTGTATTTAACAGGAATGGTACCACCGTTTATTTTTCAAATGGGTACGCTGTATCCTGGGATGGGAGCTATAAAGGTAGTACAGT
It encodes:
- a CDS encoding glycine cleavage T C-terminal barrel domain-containing protein, with protein sequence GITKKLVGFEMLERGIPRHDYEITDADGNTIGRVTSGTQSTSLQKAIGMGYVPVALAKEGTEIFIKIRDNKIKAVVKKTPFA
- a CDS encoding VOC family protein, with translation MRTINPWINFNGNAEEAFTFYKSVFGGEFTKLVRFGDLTSDEFPVDESEANKIMTIALSIGKHNVLIANDVPGFMGPVNEHENRSKIVLNAESREEAERVFNGLSVGGDVEGPIGDSPWGTYAGMFRDKYGIEWIIEFDPSYGN
- a CDS encoding SRPBCC family protein translates to MNNHLLFDFNVDKAAKTVYITREFNAGLDLVWDAFTQADLLDQWGAPAPMQAKTKYMDFKVGGRRFYAMISPDGQERWAVQEFTSITPKTNFKMYNAFSDEHENRELPGSEWDYNFSEENGRTTVNIIIFNESFERLERLLEGFKIGFTMTLANLENLLSTLSEKQ
- a CDS encoding ArsR/SmtB family transcription factor; the encoded protein is MKQDIFQAIADPTRRAILTLVAIQALTPNAMAEKFDMTRQAVSKHIKVLQECDLIKPQHSGREIYYHFNAKRMQEFDNWLAQFRQNWETQFSQLDALLSTIKEQKK
- a CDS encoding T9SS type B sorting domain-containing protein → MTPKFCRVLTYLFIFFPLVLKAQTSQTVTAGNQTAVVNYPVCTCTYQWTNNTPVIGLGVKGTGDIPAFTTVNNTKVPITATIVATPLGYQSQPPLLYIPITSRNIVSSINATTSALITNIAVGDSPKGIATSHDNDRVYVGNAGSNDISVIYMRTNRVLATIPLNSSPEAIAVSPDDLKVYVSESSSNTIAEIDALTNTVTGRITVGSNPIRISLSSDGGKLYVGNADGTISVINTVTKTVISTITTAPGQLYILLSKDDKTLYVIHHNQNEIEVVNTITGTITTRITIGSNAQGGMILSPDGSRLYVSNWADNNLSVINTATNVIISTIPVGPGPIGIMISDNGDWLYVSNTGNNTMSVVNTPSLTATSKFNLAGQSNLTGNSYIPKADCGPVITFNITVNPAGAVINTTGNLQPLTTVYGTPSLPTSFTFSAKNLTDAVVITPPPGFELSKDNIAFSNTLTFGSANTFNISSTTIYIRLAKTTVVKAGGYSGDILLQSSGAPDVIMPMPASTVTPAPLVATADNKNKIYGDANPVLTISYQGFVNGEDVTQLAMQPIAATTAVLTSRRGQYPITLSGGTAANYTFKYVSGLLTVTSVPFGPVTIPNTFTPNGDGINDIWDITNLDSYNNITVTVFNRNGTTVYFSNGYAVSWDGSYKGSTVPVGTYYYIITGVKTKPLAGYVSVIR